A region from the Nostoc punctiforme PCC 73102 genome encodes:
- a CDS encoding AAA family ATPase produces the protein MPAPLKVDLSPIEDQALLALTQAKGIPPRTQSRATVLRLSAAGWTVLKIAQYLKWHPQTVRDTIHRWYWGKLDSLWDCSRPGRRRRWHNPNIKSLLQFKISLFSYQLIFILFSYIYLMLFLHSHGVSTTYAVKIYRHYLDEELATLTSNPYQLAADIYGIGFLRTDKIAFNLGVAPDSQFRYRAGLIHVLNEAAADGHCYLPQPKLIENVIKLLTTADHTPEEDALADIIKDMALKDDLIREKSEDQTLLCYLPTYFHTEQNLAQLIQSRFCQPVAQDMPRVRAWIERFTKSRKIKLSPQQRLAVEMAAYSRVMILTGGPGCGKTFTTQIIVSLWKAMGKSIALAAPTGRAAQRLSQITQLEAKTIHCLLEFDPKTMGFLRDNQNPLPHTAIVALEASMLDLFLASSLVKAIQYGSQLLLVGDIDQLPSVGPGQFLSDLINSGHVPVVRLTKVFRQAQQSAIIIAAHQINRSQFPTIEPISDNPVSECLWHGGGHHPKHGVKAISEIITDLIPRLGYNLATDVQVLCPMSRGLLGTRNLNTVLQQLINPPSPDKVEITRGGNLLREGDRIIQLTNDYNHEVFNGDFGIIKAIDPEEMEVTVQYGKHTVVRTGADLNQIALSWSLTIHQSQGSEYPVVILPIYTQPYMMLSRKQFYTALTCAKQLAIVVGSKKAISKALRSSDGQLRYTRLQQRLESAFLHPTIAI, from the coding sequence ATGCCAGCGCCTTTAAAAGTTGACCTGTCACCAATAGAAGATCAAGCCCTACTAGCACTCACTCAAGCAAAAGGTATACCACCAAGAACTCAAAGTCGTGCCACTGTACTACGATTATCAGCCGCTGGATGGACAGTGCTAAAGATCGCACAATACTTAAAATGGCATCCACAGACTGTACGCGACACAATTCATCGCTGGTACTGGGGCAAACTCGATAGTTTGTGGGATTGTTCGCGTCCGGGTCGCCGTCGCCGATGGCATAACCCAAATATCAAGTCTCTGCTTCAATTCAAAATATCTTTATTTAGCTATCAACTTATTTTTATTTTATTTTCTTACATCTATTTAATGCTATTTCTCCACAGTCATGGCGTTTCTACTACTTATGCAGTCAAAATTTACAGGCATTACTTGGATGAAGAACTCGCTACTCTCACCAGCAATCCCTACCAGTTAGCTGCTGACATCTACGGTATTGGTTTTCTGAGAACTGATAAAATTGCCTTTAATTTAGGAGTTGCGCCTGATAGTCAGTTCCGTTACCGTGCTGGTTTAATTCATGTTTTGAACGAAGCTGCTGCCGATGGGCATTGCTATTTACCCCAGCCAAAACTCATTGAGAATGTTATCAAACTGCTGACTACAGCAGATCACACACCTGAAGAAGATGCCCTTGCTGATATTATCAAAGACATGGCACTCAAGGATGACTTAATCCGCGAGAAAAGCGAAGACCAAACGCTGCTATGTTATCTACCAACGTACTTTCACACTGAACAGAACCTTGCTCAATTAATACAATCTAGATTTTGCCAACCAGTTGCACAAGATATGCCTCGTGTTCGCGCCTGGATTGAGCGCTTCACCAAGAGTCGTAAAATCAAACTTTCACCACAGCAACGGCTAGCGGTAGAAATGGCTGCATATTCAAGGGTAATGATTCTTACTGGTGGCCCCGGTTGCGGTAAAACTTTCACCACCCAGATCATAGTCTCTCTGTGGAAAGCAATGGGCAAATCTATCGCCTTAGCTGCGCCAACTGGACGCGCTGCTCAACGCCTGAGTCAAATCACACAACTCGAAGCCAAGACGATACACTGCTTGTTGGAATTTGACCCAAAGACAATGGGCTTCTTACGCGATAATCAAAACCCTTTACCCCATACCGCAATTGTCGCGCTAGAAGCTAGTATGCTTGATTTGTTTCTGGCATCTTCTTTGGTAAAGGCGATACAATACGGTTCCCAACTACTGCTAGTGGGTGACATTGACCAGTTACCCTCTGTCGGCCCCGGTCAATTCCTTTCTGACTTGATTAATTCTGGTCACGTTCCGGTGGTGCGGTTGACCAAGGTATTTAGGCAAGCCCAACAGAGCGCAATTATCATCGCTGCTCACCAAATTAACCGAAGCCAGTTTCCCACAATTGAACCGATTTCCGATAATCCCGTGTCTGAGTGTCTGTGGCACGGCGGCGGTCATCACCCCAAACATGGTGTTAAAGCAATATCCGAAATCATCACAGACTTGATTCCCCGCCTGGGTTACAATCTAGCTACTGATGTGCAAGTGCTTTGCCCCATGTCGCGGGGTTTGCTTGGGACTCGTAACCTCAATACCGTATTGCAGCAGTTGATTAATCCGCCCAGTCCCGACAAAGTAGAGATTACCAGGGGCGGGAATTTATTACGAGAAGGCGATCGGATCATTCAACTGACTAATGATTATAATCACGAAGTTTTTAATGGCGACTTCGGAATTATCAAGGCCATTGATCCTGAAGAGATGGAAGTTACTGTACAGTATGGTAAGCATACTGTTGTTAGGACGGGAGCAGACTTAAATCAAATTGCCCTGTCCTGGAGCCTCACCATTCATCAAAGCCAGGGGTCAGAATATCCGGTGGTGATTCTGCCAATCTATACGCAGCCTTATATGATGTTGTCTCGTAAACAGTTTTACACAGCATTAACTTGTGCCAAGCAGTTAGCGATCGTCGTTGGTTCCAAGAAAGCGATATCCAAGGCTTTGCGTTCTAGTGACGGACAACTGCGATATACGCGATTACAGCAGCGGTTGGAAAGCGCTTTTTTGCACCCAACGATTGCAATTTAG